In Apostichopus japonicus isolate 1M-3 chromosome 3, ASM3797524v1, whole genome shotgun sequence, a single genomic region encodes these proteins:
- the LOC139964131 gene encoding uncharacterized protein has translation MDTTTSTKLQTDHGTTTYGTTTTTSTSTGYTITNQLTSAEVTATTNSIMMSTKGNNEDSSLPIFILAGTTALGFLLWITTLLIICLKRYCKKTNTKKTRKELVKYPVSAPPDRRPPLRTESRGIDMGSNLYNRSSDVLPLATTSKSESFYDASPNTQNSIHTNTGIPEQDSPYITRVDSHLSTTGEYLDSVVMQSSVEEEETPRNSHRVSALQNELMKNLHPAAGRESKLADLNLYETVTDH, from the exons ATGGACACCACTACTAGTACGAAATTGCAAACGG ATCACGGAACCACTACATAtggaacaacaacaacaacatctaCTAGTACCGGTTATACCATCACAAATCAGTTAACTAGCGCAGAGGTTACAGCAACAACGAACAGTATCATGATGTCGACTAAAGGAAATAATGAAGACTCCA GTCTTCCGATCTTCATACTCGCTGGGACTACAGCACTCGGATTCCTGTTGTGGATTACCACTCTGCTGATTATTTGCTTAAAGCGATATTGTAAGAAAAcgaatacaaagaaaacaaggAAAGAACTAGTCAAATATCCGGTCTCTGCCCCACCAGACAGACGCCCGCCTTTGCGTACAGAGAGTAGAGGCATAGACATGGGTAGCAACTTATACAATAGGTCGAGCGATGTGCTGCCCCTGGCGACTACAAGTAAATCCGAATCATTTTACGATGCTTCACCAAATACACAAAATAGCATTCACACTAACACAGGGATTCCGGAACAAGATAGCCCATATATCACTCGTGTAGATAGCCATTTGAGTACTACAGGCGAATACCTTGATTCAGTGGTAATGCAAAGCAGcgtggaagaagaagaaacccCACGGAATTCACATAGAGTTTCGGCACTACAGAACGAACTGATGAAAAATCTTCACCCGGCAGCAGGCCGAGAGAGTAAGCTTGCGGATCTGAATTTGTATGAGACCGTTACCGACCACTAA